From Chiloscyllium plagiosum isolate BGI_BamShark_2017 chromosome 38, ASM401019v2, whole genome shotgun sequence, a single genomic window includes:
- the LOC122541880 gene encoding histone H2A-beta, sperm-like has product MTGRGGKGSGKARSKAKSRSSRAGLQFPVGRVHRLMRKGNYAERVGAGAPFYLAAVLEYLTAEILELAGNAARDNKKTRIIPRHLQLAVRNDEELNKLLGGVTIAQGGVLPNIQAVLLPKKSAAGGAAKK; this is encoded by the coding sequence ATGACTGGAAGAGGaggaaagggcagtgggaaagctCGCTCCAAAGCGAAGTCTCGGTCGTCTCGGGCTGGCCTGCAGTTCCCGGTGGGCCGTGTTCACAGGCTCATGAGAAAGGGTAACTATGCTGAACGCGTGGGTGCCGGAGCGCCGTTCTATCTGGCTGCGGTGCTGGAGTATCTGACGGCTGAAATCCTGGAGCTGGCCGGCAACGCGGCCCGGGACAACAAGAAGACCCGCATCATCCCCAGGCACCTGCAGCTGGCCGTGCGCAACGACGAGGAGCTCAACAAGCTGCTGGGAGGGGTGACCATCGCTCAGGGCGGGGTGCTGCCTAATATCCAGGCCGTGCTGCTGCCCAAGAAATCCGCCGCTGGGGGCGCCGCTAAAAAGTGA